A window of the Oncorhynchus keta strain PuntledgeMale-10-30-2019 chromosome 21, Oket_V2, whole genome shotgun sequence genome harbors these coding sequences:
- the LOC127910413 gene encoding loricrin-like, whose translation MWRLYTGGTGTESMWRLYTGGTGTESMWRLYTGGTGTESMWRLYTGGTGTESMWRLYTGVPVQSQCGGYIQGVLVQSQCGGYIQGVPVQSQCGGYIQGVPVQSQCGGYIQGVPVQSQCGGYIQGVPVQSQCGGYIQGVPVQSQCGGYIQGVQSQCGGYIQGVPVQSQCGGYIQGVPVQSQCGGYIQGVPVQSQCGGYIQGVPVQSQCGGYIQGVPVQSQCGGYIQGVPVQSQCGGYIQGVPVQSQCGGYIQGVPVQSQCVGAIYRGYQYRVNVEVIYRGYRYRVNVWGHRLVEVIEVIYTCR comes from the exons atgtggaggttatatacagggggtactggtacagagtcaatgtggaggttatatacagggggtaccggtacagagtcaatgtggaggttatatacagggggtactggtacagagtcaatgtggaggttatatacagggggtaccggtacagagtcaatgtggaggttatatacaggggtaccagtacagagtcaatgtggaggttatatacagggggtactggtacagagtcaatgtggaggttatatacagggtgtaccggtacagagtcaatgtggaggttatatacagggggtaccagtacagagtcaatgtggag gttatatacagggggtaccggtacagagtcaatgtggaggttatatacagggggtaccggtacagagtcaatgtggaggttatatacagggggtaccagtacagagtcaatgtggaggttatatacagggg gtacagagtcaatgtggaggttatatacagggggtaccagtacagagtcaatgtggag gttatatacagggggtaccggtacagagtcaatgtggaggttatatacagggggtaccggtacagagtcaatgtggaggttatatacagggggtaccagtacagagtcaatgtggaggttatatacagggggtaccggtacagagtcaatgtggaggttatatacagggggtaccagtacagagtcaatgtggag gttatatacagggggtaccggtacagagtcaatgtggaggttatatacagggggtaccagtacagagtcaatgtgtgggggctatatacagggggtaccagtacagagtcaatgtggaggttatatacagggggtaccggtacagagtcaatgtgtgggggcaccggttagtcgaggtaatcgaagtgatatatacatgtaggtag